One genomic region from Streptomyces sp. NBC_01431 encodes:
- a CDS encoding AraC family transcriptional regulator codes for MPKRRQVTQDSSDVRAMPLSGAGWLPHGYRLDPHSHVQGQLVYAAAGTLATTTELGTWVAPANRLTWTPPGFAHSHRFYGRTDARVLTVPNELCGELAQRPSVFAVSPLLREAVLVLTDRTETRPGAHERLLAVVIDELRDTPEQPLHLPEPGDDRLRAVTDLLHADPGRTTTLAELGRLAGASERTLSRLFHTELGMSFHRWRTTLRIHHALAHLTQGLSVTDTAMECGWSNPSSFIDAFADVVGQTPGRYQAELRNEASAL; via the coding sequence ATGCCGAAACGCCGCCAGGTCACCCAGGATTCGTCCGACGTACGGGCCATGCCCTTGAGCGGGGCGGGGTGGCTGCCGCACGGCTACCGTCTCGACCCGCACTCGCACGTCCAAGGCCAGCTGGTGTACGCGGCAGCCGGCACCCTGGCGACCACGACCGAACTCGGGACCTGGGTCGCGCCCGCCAACCGCCTGACATGGACGCCGCCCGGGTTCGCCCACTCCCACCGGTTCTACGGCAGGACCGACGCCCGCGTGCTCACGGTCCCGAACGAGCTGTGCGGCGAACTCGCGCAGCGGCCGAGCGTGTTCGCGGTCAGCCCGCTGCTGCGCGAGGCCGTCCTGGTACTGACGGACCGGACGGAAACCCGTCCCGGTGCCCATGAGCGGCTGCTCGCGGTGGTGATCGACGAGCTTCGCGACACCCCGGAGCAGCCGCTGCATCTGCCTGAGCCCGGCGACGACCGGCTCCGCGCGGTAACGGACCTGCTGCACGCCGACCCGGGCCGAACTACGACGCTGGCCGAGCTGGGGCGCCTGGCAGGAGCGAGCGAACGCACCCTGAGCCGGCTCTTCCACACCGAGCTGGGCATGAGCTTCCACCGCTGGCGCACCACTCTGCGCATCCACCACGCCCTGGCGCACCTCACCCAGGGACTGTCGGTCACCGACACCGCGATGGAGTGCGGCTGGTCCAACCCCTCCAGCTTCATCGACGCGTTCGCTGACGTCGTCGGCCAGACACC
- a CDS encoding 4-hydroxybenzoate 3-monooxygenase, producing the protein MTTTGKDTSVVIVGGGVAGLALGNFLLRKGVGCIVLEKHSREHVEQRQRAGSLDVGGVRRLREWGLAEVVEGHGHSDSGGTLPLLIEGEERQWKVGGDDADGADGVYCPQQVLVRNLIKVFLRDGGDLRFGAEDVSLHDIDTGSPLVRYRHDDGTARTLSCDYAAGSDGFRGVSRTAVPAEVLTSSAHAFGYAWLAVMTAAPADPPAVMAVHSRGFAAQFTRGPHASRLYLQCPLTDTVDQWPDERIWSESEARLGAYAPSKGPITSKQIVPLQGVVFSPMSYGRLYLLGDAAHIISPMSAQGMSLALHDADVFARAVIHRVERHDSALLDRYSQTCLDHTWQKQAAAVWITEAMHDAGDPSYEGEFRKRIALKNLEAMLEPLDVNHPAA; encoded by the coding sequence ATGACCACCACCGGTAAGGACACCAGCGTCGTCATCGTCGGAGGCGGCGTCGCCGGGCTGGCGCTCGGCAACTTCCTCCTGCGCAAGGGCGTCGGCTGCATCGTCCTGGAAAAACACAGCCGTGAACACGTCGAGCAGCGGCAGCGAGCCGGGTCTCTCGACGTCGGCGGGGTGCGCCGACTGCGCGAGTGGGGCCTGGCCGAAGTCGTCGAAGGCCACGGCCACAGCGACTCGGGCGGGACCCTTCCGCTGCTGATCGAGGGCGAGGAGCGGCAGTGGAAGGTGGGCGGCGACGACGCGGACGGCGCCGACGGGGTGTACTGCCCTCAACAAGTCCTCGTCCGCAACCTCATCAAGGTGTTCCTGCGCGACGGCGGGGATCTGCGCTTCGGCGCCGAGGACGTCTCGCTGCACGACATCGACACCGGGAGCCCTCTGGTCCGCTACCGGCACGACGACGGCACGGCCAGGACCCTCAGCTGCGACTACGCCGCCGGCAGCGACGGCTTCCGCGGGGTCAGCAGGACGGCTGTCCCCGCCGAAGTCCTCACCAGCTCGGCCCATGCGTTCGGGTACGCCTGGCTCGCCGTCATGACCGCGGCTCCCGCGGACCCGCCGGCCGTGATGGCGGTCCACTCGCGCGGTTTCGCCGCACAGTTCACGCGCGGCCCGCACGCGAGCCGCCTCTACCTTCAGTGCCCGCTCACCGACACGGTCGATCAGTGGCCGGACGAGCGCATCTGGAGCGAATCGGAAGCCCGCCTCGGCGCATACGCGCCGTCCAAGGGCCCGATCACGAGCAAGCAGATCGTGCCCTTGCAGGGGGTCGTCTTCAGCCCCATGAGCTACGGAAGGCTCTACCTCCTGGGCGACGCGGCGCACATCATCTCGCCGATGAGCGCGCAGGGCATGAGCCTGGCGCTCCACGACGCCGACGTGTTCGCCCGCGCGGTCATCCACCGGGTGGAACGGCACGATTCCGCTCTGCTCGACCGCTACTCGCAGACGTGCCTGGACCACACCTGGCAGAAGCAGGCCGCGGCGGTCTGGATCACCGAGGCGATGCACGACGCCGGTGACCCTTCGTACGAAGGGGAGTTCCGCAAGCGCATCGCGCTGAAGAACCTGGAAGCCATGCTGGAGCCCCTGGATGTGAATCACCCGGCCGCGTGA
- a CDS encoding SRPBCC family protein produces the protein MALTGGFQLYRAFDKDVRDTTAAPPRRLPNLLMTAQVNSAKEPLTMHRYDVTVTTKASPDIVWKLLVDAASWPLWSKVDSLDTARSTDLDPGGDDGVGAIRAFRTGRTVTGERLTEKVEHRLLAYEDAFNPSMRNYHARIELDPTPGSGTVIHWYGEYETSLLLRWIMPRYLQKFMRGMAEGLARYAEEHTPTP, from the coding sequence GTGGCACTGACCGGCGGTTTCCAGCTCTACCGTGCCTTCGACAAGGACGTACGTGACACCACGGCGGCACCACCGCGGCGCCTCCCCAACCTGCTCATGACCGCCCAGGTCAACTCGGCGAAGGAGCCCCTCACCATGCACAGGTACGACGTCACCGTGACCACCAAGGCCTCCCCCGACATCGTCTGGAAGCTGCTGGTCGACGCCGCGAGCTGGCCGCTGTGGTCCAAAGTGGACAGCCTGGACACGGCGCGGTCGACCGACCTCGACCCCGGCGGTGACGACGGCGTCGGCGCCATCCGGGCTTTCCGGACGGGGCGCACGGTCACCGGGGAGCGGCTGACCGAGAAGGTCGAGCACCGGCTTCTGGCCTACGAGGACGCGTTCAATCCGTCGATGCGCAACTATCACGCGCGCATCGAGCTGGATCCGACACCCGGCTCGGGGACGGTCATCCACTGGTACGGCGAGTACGAGACGAGCCTGCTGCTGCGCTGGATCATGCCGCGCTACCTCCAGAAGTTCATGCGGGGCATGGCGGAAGGCCTGGCCCGGTACGCCGAGGAGCACACGCCGACTCCGTGA
- a CDS encoding helix-turn-helix domain-containing protein: MDPKTPRTDEDVLDGVGPRLRALRRDRGITLADIAATTGVSESTLSRLESGQRRPTLELLLSLARIYEVPLDDLVGAPRTGDPRIHLKPIKRFGMTFVPLSRRPGGAHAFKMITPARPKPLDPTPQTHEGFERLYVLSGRLRLVIGERDLALPPGEAAEFDTSLPHWLGSADGGAVELLILFGLQGVRAHVRTSGPAATG; the protein is encoded by the coding sequence ATGGATCCGAAGACGCCCAGGACGGACGAGGACGTACTCGACGGTGTGGGGCCGCGGCTTCGTGCGCTCCGTCGTGACCGCGGCATCACCCTCGCCGACATCGCGGCGACGACCGGTGTCTCCGAAAGCACGCTGTCCCGGCTGGAGAGCGGACAGCGCCGCCCCACCCTGGAGTTGCTGCTGTCGCTGGCCCGTATCTACGAGGTACCGCTGGACGACCTCGTCGGCGCCCCGCGCACCGGCGATCCCCGGATCCACCTCAAGCCGATCAAGCGGTTCGGGATGACGTTCGTGCCACTGTCCCGTCGGCCGGGTGGGGCGCACGCGTTCAAGATGATCACCCCTGCCCGGCCGAAACCGCTCGATCCCACCCCCCAGACCCACGAAGGCTTCGAGCGGCTGTATGTGCTCAGCGGTCGCCTGCGGCTGGTGATCGGCGAGCGGGACCTGGCGCTGCCGCCGGGTGAGGCCGCCGAGTTCGACACCTCCCTGCCGCACTGGCTGGGCAGTGCCGACGGCGGCGCGGTGGAACTGCTCATCCTGTTCGGCCTGCAAGGGGTGCGGGCGCATGTACGCACATCCGGCCCTGCAGCCACTGGCTGA
- a CDS encoding winged helix-turn-helix transcriptional regulator, protein MKEGVQVTQVETDRRDEVFHTDCPARDVVDHVTSRWGIWVLIALRSNDLRFYELRESIHGISEKMLSQTLRALVKDGLVRREVEPTTPPQVTYGLTEFGQTLGEPLRDLFDRITQGLPPRTAE, encoded by the coding sequence ATGAAGGAAGGCGTGCAGGTGACCCAGGTCGAGACCGACCGGCGGGATGAGGTGTTTCACACCGACTGCCCTGCCCGCGACGTGGTCGACCACGTGACCAGTAGGTGGGGCATCTGGGTGCTGATCGCCTTGCGGAGCAACGACCTTCGGTTCTACGAGCTGCGCGAGAGCATCCATGGGATCAGCGAGAAGATGCTCTCCCAGACCCTGCGCGCCCTGGTCAAGGACGGCCTGGTCCGACGGGAGGTCGAGCCGACGACGCCCCCTCAAGTCACGTACGGGCTCACGGAGTTCGGCCAGACACTCGGGGAGCCGCTGAGGGACTTGTTCGACCGGATCACCCAAGGGCTGCCACCGCGCACCGCGGAGTAG
- a CDS encoding FAD-dependent oxidoreductase — MGGSLAGLLAAHVLAGYADRVTIVERDRFPDGTRPRPGVSQGRHPHVLLEGGQVALESLLPGFLAELRAAGAPRVGLPSDMVQRQDGRWFRRLPATTHIYTGSRAQLEELVRRRVLANPVISAVEGTDAVGLLGDDSRVRGVLLRDRSGDARGEQRALEADLVVDASGGGTKAPQWLTAIGAEAPHEETIDTGLAYASRVYRGRSGVLDGDTCGYYVYPSRAQVHGGGALPLEDGTHLVIVSGLRDDEPPTNDDEFVTYIKKRLPHPLLHQWLDEAEPLSSAFGYRRTANIRRRYDLPSRHPAGFLATGDALCSFNPIYGQGMAVAAMSAVALRDALADPRRIPTTRRVQRALLAASRQAWDISAGADRKMPGAVGTAVAAGPADRIADWYLQRVLERYPGDPVVGPAFRSVLTLCTPVTALFAPPVLRAVLLRPAAPTPTEPPAAPEEPGR; from the coding sequence GTGGGCGGGAGCCTCGCGGGGCTGCTCGCGGCGCACGTCCTCGCGGGGTATGCCGACCGGGTGACCATCGTCGAGCGCGACCGGTTCCCGGACGGTACAAGGCCGCGGCCCGGCGTATCGCAGGGCCGGCATCCGCATGTCCTGCTGGAGGGCGGGCAGGTGGCCCTGGAGTCGCTGCTGCCGGGTTTCCTGGCGGAGTTGCGGGCGGCGGGGGCACCGCGCGTGGGTCTGCCGTCGGACATGGTGCAGAGGCAGGACGGGCGCTGGTTTCGGCGGCTGCCCGCGACGACGCACATCTACACCGGTTCCCGCGCGCAACTCGAGGAGTTGGTGCGGCGGCGCGTCCTCGCCAACCCGGTGATCAGCGCGGTGGAGGGGACCGATGCCGTCGGGCTCCTCGGTGACGACTCGCGCGTGCGGGGCGTGCTGCTGCGGGACCGCTCCGGCGACGCCCGAGGGGAGCAGCGTGCCCTTGAGGCCGACCTGGTCGTCGACGCCTCCGGCGGCGGTACGAAGGCCCCGCAGTGGCTCACGGCGATCGGAGCCGAGGCCCCGCACGAGGAGACCATCGACACGGGTCTCGCGTATGCCTCCCGCGTCTACCGCGGCAGGAGCGGTGTCCTCGACGGCGACACCTGCGGCTACTACGTCTACCCCAGCCGAGCCCAGGTCCACGGCGGTGGTGCGCTGCCGCTGGAGGACGGCACCCATCTGGTCATCGTCTCGGGGCTACGCGATGACGAACCGCCCACAAACGACGACGAGTTCGTGACCTACATCAAGAAGAGGCTGCCGCATCCGCTCCTGCACCAGTGGCTGGACGAGGCCGAACCGCTCTCCTCGGCGTTCGGCTACCGGCGGACCGCGAACATCCGCCGCCGCTACGACCTGCCCAGCCGCCACCCGGCCGGATTCCTTGCCACCGGCGACGCACTGTGCTCGTTCAACCCGATCTACGGACAGGGCATGGCCGTCGCCGCGATGAGCGCGGTCGCCCTGCGCGACGCACTGGCCGATCCGCGCCGGATCCCCACGACGCGGCGCGTGCAGCGGGCACTCCTCGCGGCGTCCCGGCAGGCGTGGGACATCTCCGCCGGAGCGGACCGCAAGATGCCAGGCGCGGTCGGCACTGCCGTAGCCGCCGGGCCCGCGGACCGCATCGCCGACTGGTACCTGCAGCGCGTCCTGGAGCGCTACCCCGGCGACCCCGTAGTGGGGCCCGCCTTCCGTTCCGTACTGACCCTCTGCACACCCGTCACCGCCCTCTTCGCCCCGCCCGTGCTCCGGGCCGTCCTCCTCCGCCCGGCCGCGCCTACGCCCACCGAGCCGCCCGCGGCACCGGAGGAACCAGGGCGCTGA
- a CDS encoding tetratricopeptide repeat protein has product MKSIRTLLTRRKPVPAIVGIPQASALVLRAISELLRAGRAEEAEEQARTFQQAAGRAPGRDDLTNTTASMLAARAVLAQGRAAEAVSELDGLLAALTDPPSMPHHAVSLAVRVNRAAALCHLERTGEAETECRDVLKSMARMTRPSAKVELAALHCLVLALNGQGRYEEAEAVARGALPRAEREAAMALGCGLVRSLNGQGRHEEALTEARKTAPAYGRGGASAIGLGVATALHGLGHRAEAEAEARQVLADCEKYLPPGHRRTQQTHQLLARITTDSPG; this is encoded by the coding sequence GTGAAGTCCATTCGAACCCTCCTGACCCGCAGAAAGCCCGTACCGGCCATCGTCGGGATCCCCCAGGCCTCGGCACTGGTGTTGCGGGCCATCAGCGAACTCCTGCGTGCGGGCCGTGCCGAGGAGGCCGAAGAACAGGCGCGCACCTTCCAGCAGGCAGCAGGTCGCGCACCTGGGCGGGATGACCTGACGAACACGACTGCCTCGATGCTCGCCGCGCGTGCCGTCCTCGCACAGGGCCGCGCCGCGGAGGCCGTGTCCGAGCTTGACGGTTTGTTGGCCGCGTTGACTGACCCGCCCAGCATGCCTCATCACGCGGTGTCGCTCGCAGTCCGGGTGAACCGTGCGGCGGCGCTGTGCCACCTTGAGCGGACTGGCGAGGCCGAGACCGAATGCCGGGACGTCCTCAAATCCATGGCCCGCATGACACGGCCCTCGGCAAAGGTGGAACTGGCCGCGCTGCACTGCCTGGTGCTCGCTCTCAACGGCCAGGGCCGCTACGAAGAGGCGGAGGCTGTGGCCCGCGGTGCCCTGCCCCGTGCCGAGAGGGAGGCCGCCATGGCCCTGGGGTGTGGCTTGGTCCGCAGCCTCAACGGCCAGGGTCGCCATGAAGAAGCACTCACCGAGGCCCGCAAGACCGCCCCCGCATACGGCCGGGGCGGCGCCAGCGCGATCGGGCTCGGCGTCGCCACCGCTCTGCACGGCCTGGGCCACCGCGCAGAGGCCGAAGCAGAGGCCCGCCAGGTACTGGCGGACTGCGAAAAGTATCTGCCTCCCGGACACCGCCGAACCCAGCAGACCCACCAACTGCTCGCCCGTATAACAACCGACAGTCCCGGCTAG
- a CDS encoding CASTOR/POLLUX-related putative ion channel, which produces MASLWRRMQYRFDNLVSRSTSALIGWLTLTCLGAVIPMSVLLVRTDRRPPATFTGQLVAVWVSVGQTLKLGGAVGSPMYVLTSVLLALVALLFVSTLVSLITTGLNQRILELRLGHSTVLEVRHTVVLGWSDQIFPVIAELVSANSNQPRAAVAILAPKDKVEMEGEISARITTTGTTTIVCRNGCTTDPAVLARVSPQTAKAVLVLPPGTDDGDAHVVKTLLALNAPTPGGAGSDARTDTSTRVGTGSSSTGTGRKWRLGAGTSSDSEANSNTCVDPAGVIVVAAVRDTRNRLTATLAAGPRGRVLAVDDIVARLLVQTARQPGLSLVYQELLDFAGDEFYAVPAPALSGRTFGDALLAFTTSSAVGLLRADDTVVLNPDAETTITVDDRIIVISRDDDTAELEDATSFIDQDAIATATARATTPERLLLLGWNRRAPLIVGEIASYASTGTTLDIVAPGDDATMRSAYDSAAEQGPLEVTLHCADTTNPSVLGALDVPSFDSVIVIADSGDAPVGVLNSAQASPDVDDRALVTLLHLRAIEEATGREISLTTEMSDDRNRLLAPAREGADFIVSGRLISLLMCQISESPYLAALFEELFTADGNELYLRPATDYVRPGEEVAFATVVASARRRQECAVGYRLRAQSAHGPAYGVRLNPDKRQPVRLTAEDWVIVIAAA; this is translated from the coding sequence TCCCTCTGGCGGCGCATGCAATACCGGTTCGACAATCTGGTGTCACGCAGCACTTCCGCTCTCATCGGCTGGCTCACGCTCACATGTCTGGGCGCCGTCATTCCGATGAGCGTGCTGCTGGTGCGGACAGACCGTCGGCCACCCGCGACCTTCACCGGGCAGTTGGTGGCAGTGTGGGTCAGCGTCGGACAGACGTTGAAGCTGGGGGGAGCAGTCGGTTCCCCCATGTACGTGCTGACATCCGTGCTACTCGCGCTGGTGGCGCTGTTGTTCGTGTCGACGTTGGTCAGTCTGATCACCACCGGGCTCAACCAGCGGATTTTGGAGTTGCGTCTGGGGCATTCCACGGTGCTGGAGGTGCGGCACACCGTCGTGCTCGGCTGGTCCGACCAGATCTTCCCCGTCATCGCGGAACTGGTGTCGGCCAACTCCAATCAGCCGAGAGCCGCCGTCGCGATCCTGGCTCCGAAGGACAAGGTCGAGATGGAGGGTGAGATCAGCGCGCGGATCACCACGACCGGCACCACGACCATCGTCTGCCGCAACGGCTGCACAACCGATCCGGCGGTTCTCGCAAGGGTCAGTCCGCAGACCGCCAAAGCTGTCCTCGTACTGCCGCCTGGTACGGACGACGGTGACGCCCACGTCGTGAAGACGCTCCTGGCTCTCAATGCGCCGACGCCGGGAGGCGCAGGGAGCGACGCACGTACAGATACCAGTACGCGTGTCGGTACGGGCAGCAGCAGTACAGGTACCGGCAGGAAATGGCGCCTCGGCGCCGGTACGAGTAGCGACAGCGAGGCCAACAGCAACACCTGCGTCGACCCCGCTGGCGTAATCGTGGTCGCCGCCGTCCGTGACACTCGTAACCGTCTCACCGCCACCTTGGCCGCCGGACCGCGCGGACGCGTCCTGGCCGTCGACGACATCGTCGCCCGTCTTCTCGTGCAGACGGCGCGCCAACCCGGCCTTTCGCTCGTCTACCAGGAGTTGTTGGATTTCGCGGGCGATGAGTTCTACGCCGTTCCCGCCCCCGCATTGAGCGGGCGCACCTTCGGGGACGCCCTTCTCGCGTTTACCACGTCCTCGGCGGTCGGCCTGCTGCGTGCCGACGACACGGTCGTACTCAATCCGGACGCAGAAACGACGATCACGGTGGACGACCGGATCATCGTCATCTCGCGTGATGACGACACGGCTGAACTGGAGGACGCCACGTCATTCATCGACCAGGACGCCATCGCCACGGCCACCGCCCGGGCCACCACCCCCGAGCGGCTGCTCCTGCTCGGCTGGAACCGCCGGGCTCCCCTCATCGTCGGAGAAATCGCCTCCTACGCGAGCACGGGGACCACGCTGGACATCGTGGCTCCGGGGGATGATGCGACCATGCGCAGCGCCTACGACTCAGCGGCCGAACAGGGGCCCCTAGAGGTGACCTTGCACTGCGCGGACACCACGAACCCGTCCGTCCTCGGAGCGCTGGACGTGCCGTCCTTCGACAGCGTGATCGTCATCGCCGACTCCGGAGACGCGCCGGTCGGCGTCCTCAACTCCGCCCAGGCGAGCCCGGATGTGGACGACAGAGCACTGGTTACTCTGCTGCATCTGCGGGCGATCGAGGAGGCCACAGGCCGGGAGATCTCTCTCACGACGGAGATGTCCGACGACCGCAACCGGCTCCTCGCACCGGCGCGGGAGGGTGCCGACTTCATCGTGAGCGGTCGTCTCATCAGCCTCCTCATGTGCCAGATCTCGGAGAGTCCCTACCTGGCCGCCCTTTTCGAGGAGCTGTTCACGGCTGACGGGAACGAGCTGTACCTGAGACCCGCCACGGACTACGTCCGACCGGGAGAAGAGGTCGCATTCGCCACCGTCGTCGCCTCGGCGCGACGCCGCCAGGAGTGCGCCGTCGGATACCGGCTACGCGCCCAGTCCGCGCACGGTCCCGCATACGGGGTCCGCCTCAACCCCGACAAGCGACAGCCCGTACGACTGACGGCGGAGGACTGGGTGATTGTGATCGCGGCAGCTTGA